In Aegilops tauschii subsp. strangulata cultivar AL8/78 chromosome 3, Aet v6.0, whole genome shotgun sequence, one genomic interval encodes:
- the LOC109784248 gene encoding isocitrate dehydrogenase [NADP] isoform X2, with product MAFDKIQVANPIVEMDGDEMTRIIWEWIKDKLIFPFLDLDIKYFDLGLPNRDATGDKVTIESAEATLKYNVAIKCATVTPDEGRVKEFNLKAMWRSPNGTIRNILNGTVFREPIICKNVPRLVPGWTKPICIGRHAFGDQYRATDTIIRGPGKLKLIFDGIEEQIELDVFNFSGAGGVALSMYNTDESIRAFAEASMNVAYQKRWPLYLSTKNTILKKYDGRFKDIFQENYETNWRGRFEDAGIWYEHRLIDDMVAYALKSEGGYVWACKNYDGDVQSDLVAQGFGSLGLMTSVLVCPDGRTVEAEAAHGTVTRHYRVHQKGGETSTNSIASIFAWSTGLAHRAKLDDNKRLLDFTQKLEAACVGTVESGKMTKDLALLIHGPTVSRDKYLNTMEFIDAVAEELRTRLSAKSKL from the exons ATGGCGTTCGACAAGATCCAGGTCGCCAACCCCATCGTCGAGATGGATG GTGATGAGATGACACGAATTATATGGGAATGGATCAAAGATAAG CTTATATTTCCTTTCCTGGACTTGGATATAAAATACTTTGACTTAGGTCTACCTAACCGTGATGCTACTGGGGATAAAGTAACGATAGAAAGTGCAGAAGCTACCCTAAA GTATAACGTGGCCATCAAATGCGCAACTGTCACCCCAG ATGAAGGACGCGTAAAAGAGTTTAATTTAAAAGCTATGTGGAGGAGTCCAAATGGGACAATAAGGAACATCTTAAATG GAACTGTTTTCCGAGAACCAATCATCTGCAAGAATGTTCCTCGGCTTGTGCCTG GATGGACAAAACCCATATGCATTGGCAGACATGCTTTTGGTGATCAATATCGAGCAACAGATACAATCATTAGAGGGccagggaagctcaagttgatattTG ATGGCATAGAGGAACAAATAGAGTTGGATGTGTTCAACTTTAGTGGTGCTGGTGGAGTAGCATTGTCTATGTATAACACTGATGAG tcaattcgggcatttgctgaAGCTTCGATGAATGTGGCTTACCAGAAAAGATGGCCACTTTATCTTAGTACCAAGAACACAATCCTGAAAAAATATGACGGAAG GTTTAAAGACATATTCCAAGAAAATTATGAAACAAATTGGAGAGGCAGGTTTGAGGATGCAGGAATATG GTATGAACATAGACTGATCGATGATATGGTGGCCTATGCCCTAAAGAGTGAAGGTGGCTATGTTTGGGCTTGCAAGAATTATGATGGAGATGTGCAGAGCGATCTAGTTGCTCAAG GTTTTGGATCGTTAGGTCTCATGACATCGGTTCTG GTGTGCCCTGACGGTAGAACAGTTGAAGCTGAAGCTGCACACGGTACAGTCACACGACATTACAGAGTCCACCAAAAGGGAGGCGAAACTAGCACAAACAGCATTGCGTCAATCTTTGCGTGGTCTACTGGATTAGCACATAG GGCAAAGCTCGATGACAACAAAAGACTGTTGGATTTCACACAAAAACTTGAAGCTGCTTGTGTGGGAACAGTGGAATCTGGAAAGATGACAAAGGATCTGGCTCTTCTCATACACGGACCAAC TGTTAGCCGTGATAAGTATCTGAACACCATGGAGTTCATTGATGCGGTTGCTGAGGAGTTGAGGACAAGATTGTCCGCAAAATCGAAGTTATGA
- the LOC109784248 gene encoding cytosolic isocitrate dehydrogenase [NADP] isoform X1: MAFDKIQVANPIVEMDGDEMTRIIWEWIKDKLIFPFLDLDIKYFDLGLPNRDATGDKVTIESAEATLKYNVAIKCATVTPDEGRVKEFNLKAMWRSPNGTIRNILNGTVFREPIICKNVPRLVPGMVAVLQCCTHQYLELVDVYATYLILTGWTKPICIGRHAFGDQYRATDTIIRGPGKLKLIFDGIEEQIELDVFNFSGAGGVALSMYNTDESIRAFAEASMNVAYQKRWPLYLSTKNTILKKYDGRFKDIFQENYETNWRGRFEDAGIWYEHRLIDDMVAYALKSEGGYVWACKNYDGDVQSDLVAQGFGSLGLMTSVLVCPDGRTVEAEAAHGTVTRHYRVHQKGGETSTNSIASIFAWSTGLAHRAKLDDNKRLLDFTQKLEAACVGTVESGKMTKDLALLIHGPTVSRDKYLNTMEFIDAVAEELRTRLSAKSKL, from the exons ATGGCGTTCGACAAGATCCAGGTCGCCAACCCCATCGTCGAGATGGATG GTGATGAGATGACACGAATTATATGGGAATGGATCAAAGATAAG CTTATATTTCCTTTCCTGGACTTGGATATAAAATACTTTGACTTAGGTCTACCTAACCGTGATGCTACTGGGGATAAAGTAACGATAGAAAGTGCAGAAGCTACCCTAAA GTATAACGTGGCCATCAAATGCGCAACTGTCACCCCAG ATGAAGGACGCGTAAAAGAGTTTAATTTAAAAGCTATGTGGAGGAGTCCAAATGGGACAATAAGGAACATCTTAAATG GAACTGTTTTCCGAGAACCAATCATCTGCAAGAATGTTCCTCGGCTTGTGCCTGGTATGGTGGCTGTACTGCAGTGCTGCACACACCAATACTTGGAgcttgttgatgtttatgctacATATCTTATTCTGACAGGATGGACAAAACCCATATGCATTGGCAGACATGCTTTTGGTGATCAATATCGAGCAACAGATACAATCATTAGAGGGccagggaagctcaagttgatattTG ATGGCATAGAGGAACAAATAGAGTTGGATGTGTTCAACTTTAGTGGTGCTGGTGGAGTAGCATTGTCTATGTATAACACTGATGAG tcaattcgggcatttgctgaAGCTTCGATGAATGTGGCTTACCAGAAAAGATGGCCACTTTATCTTAGTACCAAGAACACAATCCTGAAAAAATATGACGGAAG GTTTAAAGACATATTCCAAGAAAATTATGAAACAAATTGGAGAGGCAGGTTTGAGGATGCAGGAATATG GTATGAACATAGACTGATCGATGATATGGTGGCCTATGCCCTAAAGAGTGAAGGTGGCTATGTTTGGGCTTGCAAGAATTATGATGGAGATGTGCAGAGCGATCTAGTTGCTCAAG GTTTTGGATCGTTAGGTCTCATGACATCGGTTCTG GTGTGCCCTGACGGTAGAACAGTTGAAGCTGAAGCTGCACACGGTACAGTCACACGACATTACAGAGTCCACCAAAAGGGAGGCGAAACTAGCACAAACAGCATTGCGTCAATCTTTGCGTGGTCTACTGGATTAGCACATAG GGCAAAGCTCGATGACAACAAAAGACTGTTGGATTTCACACAAAAACTTGAAGCTGCTTGTGTGGGAACAGTGGAATCTGGAAAGATGACAAAGGATCTGGCTCTTCTCATACACGGACCAAC TGTTAGCCGTGATAAGTATCTGAACACCATGGAGTTCATTGATGCGGTTGCTGAGGAGTTGAGGACAAGATTGTCCGCAAAATCGAAGTTATGA
- the LOC109740051 gene encoding pathogen-related protein-like, which translates to MKPLTRKEWTAIGGYNAFLATKLPPEHRIYDPDKETVDSGMSTFLTAFPRGFAIEVLDVYSGPPRVAFKFRHWGYMEGPFKGHPPHGQRIEFFGVCIFHVSLAA; encoded by the coding sequence ATGAAGCCTCTGACGCGGAAGGAGTGGACGGCCATCGGCGGCTACAACGCGTTCCTGGCGACCAAGCTGCCGCCGGAGCACCGCATCTACGACCCGGACAAGGAGACGGTCGACTCCGGCATGTCGACGTTCCTCACGGCGTTCCCCAGGGGCTTCGCCATCGAGGTGCTCGACGTGTACAGCGGCCCGCCAAGGGTCGCCTTCAAGTTCCGGCACTGGGGTTACATGGAGGGGCCGTTCAAGGGGCACCCCCCACACGGCCAGCGCATCGAGTTCTTTGGCGTCTGCATTTTCCACGTAAGTTTGGCAGCTTGA
- the LOC109784285 gene encoding uncharacterized protein, giving the protein MEFRLNPMCTRDRDLWHMRCPLICNWAVELHLPHRVFRQFGLFQPHPPEWEDTDKLLHALDRKKLRKIKDWAKHHIKYVVQFALSVEQARAGKRAQLREHCPIAFNNYLTWFPASTHVEVCQPAYAEEILEEPTVFDEVAQHQYNALVRKGNSVIPSAPMMNFVHAQIKKAADETETILETTPAGKSDGEGALRAFIKRQGQKLRRLSNLFGCRDPEYVSPERSRSATPSDPASGQGHGEPFEDEDVGVVTQEVADDMTVGRYQARSAYELKPRTGINKYTPEDFTQRGQRGKRTVGTSWMAALDDYLDDVDEPEPERVPLPRKVKKISVKRGEEPASVESTSHRHFFIMLNLEWNLLCR; this is encoded by the exons ATGGAGTTCAGGCTGAATCCGATGTGCACTAGGGATAGGGATCTCTGGCATATGCGGTGCCCATtgatatgcaactgggcggttgagcttcacctgccacatcgggtgtttcgccagtttggtttgttccagccacacccgccggaGTGGGAGGACACGGACAAGTTGCTACACGC GTTGGATAGGAAAAAGCTGCGGAAGATCAAGGATTGGGCCAAGCATCACATCAAGTATGTCGTGCAGTTCGCTCTTAGTGTGGAGCAAGCAAGGGCTGGAAAACGAGCCCAGCTTCGTGAGCACTGCCCGATCGCGTTCAACAACTATCTCACATGGTTTCCTGCAAGTACCCACGTGGAGGTATGCCAACCGGCGTATGCTGAGGAGATTCTGGAAGAACCCACCGTTTTTGATGAGGTAGCCCAGCACCAGTACAACGCATTAGTCAGGAAAGGCAACTCAGTGATCCCTTCAGCTCCAATGATGAACTTTGTG CATGCCCAGATCAAGAAAGCAGCTGATGAGACCGAGACTATTCTGGAAACAACCCCGGCTGGCAAAAGCGATGGGGAAGGTGCACTTCGAGCATTCATTAAG CGCCAGGGCCAAAAGTTAAGGCGGCTATCAAACCTTTTCGGTTGTCGTGACCCTGAGTATGTATCACCAGAACGGTCTAGGTCAGCGACACCATCAGATCCCGCTTCGGGGCAGGGCCATGGTGAACCTTTCGAGGATGAGGACGTGGGTGtggtcacccaagag GTTGCTGATGATATGACCGTGGGGAGGTACCAGGCTCGGTCTGCATACGAGTTGAAGCCTAGGACGGGAATCAACAAGTACACACCTGAAGACTTCACCCAAAGAGGCCAAAGAGGCAAAAGGACGGTCGGCACCTCGTGGATGGCGGCTTTGGATGACTATTTGGATGACGTGGACGAACCGGAGCCGGAGCGGGTTCCTCTTCCTAGGAAGGTGAAGAAGATAAGCGTCAAGAGGGGGGAGGAGCCAGCGAGCGTGGAAAGCACTAGTCATCGTCATTTTTTTATAATGTTGAACTTAGAGTGGAAtttgttatgtcgttga
- the LOC141042798 gene encoding pathogen-related protein-like produces MASAETGGDKYRSFMHGEGEKNTVWRHGAPPNYDIVNKLFEDERTKEWLEESLEEKVQRLLKTWEMEMIHKVRPDDQKSVHSQGFTASTNGETPPHSGTLLLHPSTDLATYDRLPCRQI; encoded by the exons ATGGCGTCTGCTGAAACAGGAGGCGACAAGTACCGGTCGTTCATGCACGGCGAGGGCGAGAAGAACACCGTGTGGAGGCATGGAGCCCCTCCCAACTACGACATCGTGAACAAGCTCTTCGAGGATGAGAGGACCAAG GAATGGCTGGAGGAGTCTCTGGAGGAGAAGGTGCAGCGCTTGCTCAAGACCTGGGAGATGGAGATGATCCACAAGGTGCGCCCCGACGACCAGAAGAGCGTCCACTCCCAGGGATTCACCGCCAGCACCAACGGTGAGACGCCGCCGCACAGCGGCACCCTTCTGCTCCATCCATCCACCGATCTTGCGACATATGATCGACTGCCTTGcaggcaaatttga